One Alligator mississippiensis isolate rAllMis1 chromosome 1, rAllMis1, whole genome shotgun sequence genomic window carries:
- the KCNE2 gene encoding potassium voltage-gated channel subfamily E member 2 codes for MGDIRNFTQALENVFKEIFLNYMNGWRNNMTEEQDALQERVNAENFNYVILYLMVMIGMFSFIIVAILVSTVKSKRQEHSDDPYHQYIVDDWGEKYKSQIQNRENFKCTIHENLGAREKMSSP; via the coding sequence ATGGGTGATATACGAAACTTCACACAGGCATTGGAAAACGTTTTCAAAGAGATATTTCTTAACTACATGAATGGCTGGAGGAACAACATGACAGAAGAACAAGATGCACTACAAGAACGAGTCAACGCTGAAAACTTCAACTATGTTATCTTGTACCTGATGGTGATGATTGGCATGTTCTCCTTCATTATTGTGGCTATCCTGGTCAGCACGGTTAAGTCAAAGAGGCAAGAGCACTCTGATGATCCATATCATCAGTACATTGTGGATGACTGGGGAGAAAAGTATAAGAGCCAGATCCAGAATAGAGAAAACTTTAAGTGTACAATCCATGAAAACCTTGGTGCAAGGGAGAAAATGAGCTCACCTTGA
- the C1H21orf140 gene encoding uncharacterized protein C21orf140 homolog yields the protein MYHFINPLFKHIIHRIYFDAATKKQCLQYLRALRTLQFNGFNTIFLGETDVSESLITGEKISQEDNPNWPTWTLLHAGSSQGWVPWRYRVLLRNELCRNQHEDIFQEFCDSLNKSYGKCVIIVKEKRQLTLVKTKEHTNQEKTISQVPSVIYISSTDCCPEIAKANGHELLFVPSPYNYLHPMDAAWSSLKWFIINNRKEFSLRSIERTYTYRCILFSDLIMKGIETMTPSKWKIATSKVRRWENYYLDTFS from the coding sequence ATGTACCACTTCATAAATCCTCTTTTCAAGCATATCATTCACCGGATTTACTTTGATGCTGCTACAAAGAAGCAGTGCCTTCAGTATTTAAGAGCCCTGAGGACTCTGCAATTTAATGGTTTCAATACTATCTTTTTAGGAGAAACTGATGTTTCAGAAAGTCTCATAACAGGAGAGAAGATATCTCAGGAAGACAACCCAAACTGGCCAACATGGACCCTGCTTCATGCTGGAAGTAGTCAAGGTTGGGTGCCTTGGAGGTACAGAGTATTGTTAAGGAATGAACTATGCAGGAACCAACATGAAGATATTTTTCAGGAATTCTGTGATTCTCTGAATAAGTCCTATGGGAAATGTGTCATTATAGTCAAAGAGAAAAGGCAGCTGACTTTGGTGAAGACAAAAGAACATACTAATCAAGAGAAAACAATATCTCAGGTCCCATCAGTGATTTACATATCCAGCACTGACTGCTGTCCTGAAATTGCTAAGGCAAATGGCCATGAGCTTCTCTTTGTGCCTTCACCCTACAACTATCTGCACCCTATGGATGCTGCATGGTCTTCTTTGAAATGGTTTATTATAAACAACAGGAAAGAGTTTTCTCTGAGGTCCATTGAAAGGACTTACACCTACAGGTGTATACTTTTCAGTGACTTGATTATGAAAGGAATAGAGACCATGACTCCAAGCAAATGGAAGATAGCAACTAGCAAAGTGAGGCGATGGGAGAACTACTATCTTGACACATTTTCTTAA
- the SMIM11 gene encoding small integral membrane protein 11 produces the protein MVAFNWRALENFPLLMYILAAKTLILCLAFAGVKIYQRKKIEERMKKEREEKLKKEADKKES, from the exons ATGGTGGCCTTTAACTGGAGG GCTTTGGAGAATTTCCCCCTGTTGATGTACATTTTAGCTGCTAAAACATTAATTCTTTGCTTGGCTTTTGCTGGTGTAAAAATATACCAGAGAAAAAAGATTGAAGAGAGAATGAAAAAAGAAcgtgaggaaaagctgaaaaaggAAGCAGACAAGAAGGAAAGTTGA